A stretch of the Thermus thermophilus genome encodes the following:
- a CDS encoding TIGR01440 family protein, with amino-acid sequence MEGIRRTAQRAVEEFLQAFPMAPGSLFVLGGSTSEVLGERVGTRPSLEAAHALLEGLLPPLLERGVHVAVQACEHLNRALVVERETARAFGLEEVTVFPHPKAGGALATAAFLRFKEPVVVESLKAQAHGGMDIGGVLIGMHLRPVAVPLRLSVRKIGEAVLLAAKTRPKLVGGARAVYTREEMLKKLEEFLPKPP; translated from the coding sequence ATGGAGGGCATTCGGCGCACGGCGCAGCGGGCTGTGGAAGAGTTCCTCCAGGCCTTCCCCATGGCGCCCGGGAGCCTCTTCGTCCTCGGGGGCTCCACCAGCGAGGTCCTGGGGGAGAGGGTGGGGACGAGGCCGAGCCTCGAGGCCGCCCACGCCCTCCTGGAAGGCCTCCTCCCGCCCCTCCTGGAAAGGGGGGTCCACGTGGCCGTCCAGGCCTGCGAGCACCTGAACCGGGCTCTGGTGGTGGAGCGGGAGACCGCCCGGGCCTTTGGCCTGGAGGAGGTCACCGTCTTCCCCCACCCCAAAGCGGGGGGGGCCTTGGCCACGGCGGCCTTCCTCCGCTTTAAAGAGCCGGTGGTGGTGGAGTCCCTAAAGGCCCAAGCCCACGGGGGGATGGACATCGGGGGCGTCCTCATCGGCATGCACCTTCGCCCCGTGGCCGTGCCCCTGAGGCTTTCCGTGCGGAAGATCGGCGAGGCGGTCCTTCTCGCCGCCAAGACGAGGCCCAAGCTCGTGGGCGGGGCCCGCGCGGTCTACACGCGGGAGGAGATGCTCAAGAAGCTGGAAGAATTTCTTCCAAAACCTCCCTGA
- a CDS encoding branched-chain amino acid ABC transporter permease — MYALSKRLTDAFSRRFARAVRETYREDEAYASTPLGRLALYAFLLLLLLLPLLLGPYPMYVATLVAIGALSALGLHLLVGGAGQISLGHAAFMGVGAYAASHLTGPLAPLGILLGGGIAASLGLLLGLPSLRIKGVYLAIATLAFQFLADYAFKTWEAVTGGIRGRTLPPPEVLGLVLDTPERLWYLVLLFALPLFFYGKRLLMTRAGRAFRAVRDNDLSARVAGVDLTRTKLLAFALSAFYAGVAGGLLAQLYKAVTPEYFPLSVSIQYLAMVIVGGAGTVLGAVLGAFFVLLIPEVLNSFVGALGPEYAAQLAAWRNVVFGGLILLFLVLEPLGLVGLWGRVRDYFRTWPLPY, encoded by the coding sequence GTGTACGCCCTCTCCAAGCGCCTCACCGACGCCTTCAGCCGCCGGTTTGCCCGGGCGGTGCGGGAGACCTACCGGGAGGACGAGGCCTACGCCAGCACCCCCTTGGGCCGCCTCGCCCTCTACGCCTTCCTCCTCCTGCTCCTCCTCCTTCCCCTCCTCCTCGGCCCCTACCCCATGTACGTGGCCACCCTGGTGGCCATCGGGGCCCTCTCCGCCCTGGGCCTCCACCTCCTGGTGGGGGGCGCGGGGCAGATCTCCTTGGGCCACGCCGCCTTCATGGGGGTGGGGGCCTACGCGGCAAGCCACCTCACGGGCCCCCTCGCCCCCTTAGGGATCCTCCTCGGGGGCGGGATCGCCGCCTCCTTGGGGCTTCTTTTGGGCCTCCCCTCCCTCCGCATCAAGGGGGTCTACCTGGCCATCGCCACCCTGGCCTTCCAGTTCCTGGCGGACTACGCCTTCAAGACCTGGGAGGCGGTCACGGGGGGGATCCGGGGCCGGACCCTCCCTCCCCCTGAGGTCCTGGGCCTCGTCCTGGACACCCCGGAGAGGCTCTGGTACCTGGTCCTCCTCTTCGCCCTCCCCCTCTTCTTCTACGGCAAGCGCCTCCTCATGACCCGCGCCGGGCGGGCCTTCCGGGCGGTGCGGGACAACGACCTCTCCGCCCGGGTGGCCGGGGTGGACCTCACCCGGACCAAGCTCCTGGCCTTCGCCCTCTCCGCCTTCTACGCCGGGGTGGCCGGGGGGCTTCTGGCCCAGCTCTACAAGGCGGTGACCCCGGAGTACTTCCCCCTCTCCGTGAGCATCCAGTACCTGGCCATGGTCATCGTGGGCGGGGCGGGGACGGTTTTGGGAGCGGTCTTGGGGGCCTTCTTCGTCCTCCTCATCCCCGAGGTGCTCAATAGCTTCGTGGGGGCCCTGGGCCCGGAGTACGCCGCCCAGCTCGCCGCCTGGCGCAACGTGGTCTTCGGGGGCCTCATCCTCCTCTTCCTGGTCCTCGAGCCCCTGGGCCTGGTGGGGCTTTGGGGGCGGGTGCGGGACTACTTCCGCACCTGGCCCCTGCCCTACTAG
- a CDS encoding pyridoxal-phosphate-dependent aminotransferase family protein, protein MDWLLTPGPVRLHPKALEALARPQLHHRTEAAREVFLKARGLLREAFRTEGEVLILTGSGTLAMEALVKNLFAPGERVLVPVYGKFSERFYEIALEAGLVVERLDYPYGDIPRPEDVAKEGYAGLLLVHSETSTGALADLPALARAFKEKNPEGLVGADMVTSLLVGEVALEAMGVDAAASGSQKGLMCPPGLGFVALSPRALERLRPRGYYLDLARELKAQREGESAWTPAINLVLAVAAVLEEVLPRLAHHLALKAWQNALLYGVGEEGGLRPVPKRRSPAVAAFYLPEGVPYARVKEAFARRGAVIAGGQGPLKGKVFRLSLMGAYDRYEALGVAAMFREVLEEILPAS, encoded by the coding sequence ATGGACTGGCTCCTCACCCCAGGACCCGTGCGCCTGCACCCCAAGGCCTTGGAGGCCCTGGCCCGGCCCCAGCTCCACCACCGCACCGAGGCCGCCCGGGAGGTGTTCCTGAAGGCGAGGGGGCTCCTAAGGGAGGCCTTCCGCACCGAGGGGGAGGTCTTGATCCTCACGGGAAGCGGCACCCTGGCCATGGAGGCTTTGGTGAAGAACCTCTTCGCCCCCGGGGAGAGGGTCTTGGTGCCGGTCTACGGCAAGTTCTCCGAGCGCTTCTACGAGATCGCCCTGGAGGCGGGGCTTGTCGTGGAGCGCCTGGACTACCCTTACGGGGACATCCCCCGCCCCGAGGACGTGGCCAAAGAGGGGTACGCGGGGCTTCTTCTGGTCCACTCGGAGACCTCCACCGGGGCCCTCGCCGACCTTCCCGCCTTGGCCCGGGCCTTCAAGGAGAAGAACCCCGAGGGGCTCGTGGGGGCGGACATGGTGACAAGCCTCCTCGTGGGGGAGGTGGCCCTCGAGGCCATGGGCGTGGACGCCGCCGCCTCGGGGAGCCAGAAGGGCCTCATGTGCCCCCCAGGCCTCGGCTTCGTGGCCCTCTCCCCCAGGGCCCTGGAGCGCCTAAGGCCCAGGGGCTACTACCTGGACCTCGCCCGGGAGCTCAAGGCCCAGAGGGAGGGGGAGAGCGCCTGGACCCCGGCCATCAACCTGGTCCTCGCGGTGGCCGCCGTCTTGGAAGAGGTCCTTCCCCGCCTTGCCCACCACCTCGCCCTCAAGGCCTGGCAGAACGCCCTCCTCTACGGGGTGGGGGAGGAGGGGGGCCTTAGGCCCGTCCCCAAGCGGCGAAGCCCCGCCGTGGCCGCCTTCTACCTGCCGGAAGGGGTGCCCTACGCCCGGGTGAAGGAGGCCTTCGCCCGAAGGGGGGCCGTCATCGCCGGGGGGCAGGGGCCCTTGAAGGGCAAGGTCTTCCGCCTCTCCCTCATGGGGGCCTACGACCGCTACGAGGCCCTGGGGGTGGCCGCCATGTTCAGGGAGGTTTTGGAAGAAATTCTTCCAGCTTCTTGA
- a CDS encoding AMP-binding protein, whose translation MQGTLLEHLVRHAKERPEAPALRVKRLGVWQKTSWRGLLDRVLSLAGGLSALGLKEGEVLAILGHNAPEWVEAELAAQVLGALPMGIYADAMPEEVGYFLEFTGARGIVVSDEEQLDKVYPHLHLVDFVLVWEEAGMSRHFRGKVRRFSQALGDPRVGEEALRRRRPEETALLAPTSGTTGRSKLAMLSHQNLLAGHEALGKALGFQRGAWVFSYLPLPWIGEQMLTVVQSLVEGSTVHFPEDPTTLREDLKEVQPDFFLAPPRLWEEMASLIQSRMADADPIKAFFYRAGMGALLEGANREFRGERVGVWLNLKRALFYPLIARPLRARLGLAACRIAVTGGAPLGPEVFTFFRALGLDIRQVYGQSETAAATTAHATGDAPPETVGPPLPGTEVRIGEEGEIQVRGPQVFQGYFKGEKATRESFTEDGFFRTGDAGFFDERGHLVILGRVKEVGALADGTRFAPQFLENRLKYSPYIREAVVLGHGRPFVTALIELDPENVQNWARRRGIPFTTYLSLTERPEVQALIAEEIRMVNQTLPEKLRIRRFALLPKELHPDDEEITRTRKVRRQIVEARYGPVIQALYGEGGRVSLSLPIRYLEGEGRLEATLEVQEV comes from the coding sequence ATGCAGGGGACCCTCTTGGAACACCTCGTGAGGCACGCCAAGGAGCGCCCCGAGGCCCCGGCCCTAAGGGTGAAGCGGCTTGGCGTCTGGCAGAAGACCTCCTGGCGGGGGCTTCTGGACCGGGTCCTAAGCCTCGCCGGGGGGCTTTCCGCCCTGGGCCTTAAGGAGGGCGAGGTCCTCGCCATCCTCGGCCACAACGCCCCCGAGTGGGTGGAGGCGGAGCTCGCCGCCCAGGTCCTGGGGGCCCTCCCCATGGGCATCTACGCCGACGCCATGCCCGAGGAGGTGGGCTACTTCCTGGAGTTCACCGGGGCGAGGGGCATCGTGGTCTCCGACGAGGAGCAGCTGGACAAGGTCTACCCCCACCTCCACCTGGTGGACTTCGTCCTGGTGTGGGAGGAGGCGGGGATGAGCCGGCACTTCCGGGGGAAGGTCAGGCGCTTTAGCCAGGCCTTGGGCGACCCCAGGGTGGGGGAGGAGGCCCTAAGGAGGCGGCGCCCCGAGGAGACCGCCCTCCTCGCCCCCACCTCCGGCACCACGGGGCGGAGCAAGCTCGCCATGCTCTCCCACCAAAACCTCCTCGCCGGGCACGAGGCGTTGGGCAAGGCCCTGGGCTTCCAAAGGGGAGCCTGGGTCTTCAGCTACCTCCCCCTTCCCTGGATCGGGGAGCAGATGCTCACCGTGGTGCAGAGCCTGGTGGAGGGCTCCACCGTCCACTTCCCCGAGGACCCCACCACCCTCAGGGAGGACCTCAAGGAGGTCCAGCCCGACTTCTTCCTGGCCCCGCCCAGGCTTTGGGAGGAGATGGCGAGCCTCATCCAAAGCCGCATGGCGGACGCCGACCCCATCAAGGCCTTCTTCTACCGGGCCGGGATGGGGGCCCTTTTGGAGGGGGCGAACCGGGAGTTCCGGGGGGAAAGGGTGGGGGTCTGGCTCAACCTCAAGCGGGCCCTCTTCTACCCCCTCATCGCCAGGCCCCTTAGGGCGAGGCTCGGGCTTGCCGCCTGCCGCATCGCCGTCACCGGCGGGGCGCCCTTGGGGCCTGAGGTCTTCACCTTCTTCCGCGCCCTGGGCCTGGACATCCGCCAGGTCTACGGCCAATCCGAGACCGCCGCCGCCACCACCGCCCACGCCACCGGGGACGCCCCCCCGGAGACCGTGGGCCCCCCGCTTCCGGGCACGGAGGTGCGCATCGGCGAGGAAGGGGAGATCCAGGTGCGGGGCCCCCAGGTCTTCCAGGGCTACTTCAAGGGGGAAAAGGCCACCCGGGAGAGCTTCACCGAGGACGGCTTCTTCCGCACGGGGGACGCGGGCTTCTTTGACGAGCGGGGGCACCTGGTGATCCTCGGGCGGGTGAAGGAGGTGGGGGCTTTGGCGGACGGCACCCGCTTCGCCCCCCAGTTCCTGGAAAACCGCCTCAAGTACTCCCCCTACATCCGGGAGGCCGTGGTGCTCGGCCACGGGAGGCCCTTCGTCACCGCCCTCATAGAGCTTGACCCGGAAAACGTCCAGAACTGGGCGAGGAGGCGGGGCATCCCCTTCACCACCTACCTCTCCCTCACGGAGCGCCCCGAGGTCCAGGCCCTGATCGCCGAGGAGATCCGCATGGTGAACCAGACCCTTCCCGAGAAGCTCAGGATCCGGCGCTTCGCCCTTTTGCCCAAGGAGCTCCACCCCGACGACGAGGAGATCACCCGCACCCGGAAGGTGCGCCGCCAGATCGTGGAGGCCCGCTACGGCCCCGTGATCCAGGCCCTCTACGGCGAGGGCGGCCGCGTGAGCCTCTCCCTGCCCATCCGCTACCTCGAGGGGGAAGGGAGGCTGGAGGCCACCCTCGAGGTCCAGGAGGTCTGA
- a CDS encoding IS200/IS605 family accessory protein TnpB-related protein, with product MKAKPKATRERTSKEKAKAFTGVHALLVFPSEEDRKATLDLMRRFSAGVRYAYNRLLEGQTREELKRADGFLCTSFRLNTRYADDAILKAQAVLDSARERGEDPRKVVFGGRKLFQQLKRRHLSGKPLKRLKRDWRERRQGLLYSRGDRTKGGNLNLRLFVKDGVLLLRINLGDGNYAQALVRTKHPNLSALVGRVYASLPYNVALSLREGKVYAHFTWEEEPVPLAATKENGVLALDVNSDPYHLALAVVSPDGNLRRHLTLSLEEVDRAPNRGARELLLWKIAHQVVSLAEQYGTAIATERLKYLPKGRRGDGSGRVFRRKAHRFAYASLLRKVHSLARKRGVQVVEVNPRDTSTIGMLKYAPQLSLSKDVAAAYVIGRRALGFREKLPRGYERLLRDESFRGHVQGFYASRVQELRAKRAQERNPYLRRRLSREIGRAKRHLSLLSSLQGSPGSQEGSTEGRNSFGANPWRVLRAGLFLPLLGREVPRDLSRLKPILFGGSWEGWRGSLGPPPGGGPECANVRYT from the coding sequence GTGAAGGCCAAGCCCAAAGCCACGCGGGAGCGTACCTCAAAGGAGAAGGCGAAGGCCTTCACCGGAGTCCATGCTCTTCTCGTCTTCCCCTCTGAAGAAGACCGCAAGGCCACCCTGGACCTCATGCGCCGCTTCTCCGCTGGGGTGCGCTACGCCTACAACCGCCTCCTGGAAGGTCAGACCAGGGAGGAGCTCAAACGGGCAGACGGTTTCCTCTGCACCTCCTTCCGCCTCAACACCCGCTACGCCGACGACGCGATCCTGAAGGCCCAGGCCGTCCTGGACTCCGCCAGGGAGAGAGGAGAAGACCCCCGGAAGGTGGTCTTCGGGGGGAGAAAGCTCTTCCAACAGCTCAAGCGCAGACACCTCTCGGGTAAACCCCTGAAGAGGCTCAAGCGGGACTGGAGGGAAAGGAGGCAAGGCCTCCTCTACTCCCGAGGGGACAGGACCAAGGGGGGCAACCTCAACCTGAGGCTCTTCGTCAAGGACGGAGTTCTGCTACTCCGGATCAACCTTGGAGACGGGAACTACGCTCAGGCCTTGGTGAGGACTAAGCACCCCAACCTGAGCGCCCTGGTGGGGAGGGTCTACGCCTCCCTCCCCTACAACGTGGCCCTCTCCTTGCGGGAGGGGAAGGTCTACGCCCACTTCACCTGGGAGGAGGAGCCCGTTCCTCTCGCGGCCACGAAGGAAAACGGCGTCCTCGCCCTGGACGTGAACTCGGACCCCTACCACCTGGCCCTGGCGGTGGTGAGCCCTGATGGAAACCTCAGGAGGCACCTCACCCTCTCCCTGGAGGAGGTGGACCGCGCTCCGAACAGGGGGGCGAGGGAACTCCTCCTCTGGAAGATCGCCCACCAGGTCGTCTCCCTGGCGGAGCAGTATGGGACCGCCATCGCCACCGAGAGGCTCAAATACCTCCCCAAGGGGAGGAGAGGAGACGGTTCGGGGAGGGTCTTCAGGAGGAAGGCCCACCGCTTCGCCTACGCTTCCCTTCTCCGGAAGGTCCACTCCTTGGCCCGGAAGAGAGGGGTCCAGGTGGTGGAGGTGAACCCGCGGGACACCTCCACCATCGGGATGCTGAAGTACGCCCCCCAGCTCTCCCTCTCCAAGGACGTGGCCGCCGCTTACGTCATCGGGAGGAGGGCCTTGGGGTTCAGGGAGAAGCTTCCCAGGGGGTACGAGAGGCTTCTCCGGGACGAAAGCTTCAGGGGCCACGTCCAGGGCTTCTACGCCTCCAGGGTGCAGGAACTCCGGGCCAAAAGAGCGCAGGAGCGCAACCCCTACCTGAGGCGCAGGCTTTCCCGGGAGATCGGGAGGGCGAAGCGCCACCTCTCCTTGCTTTCAAGCCTTCAGGGCTCACCGGGGAGCCAAGAGGGGTCAACCGAGGGAAGGAACTCCTTTGGCGCCAATCCCTGGAGGGTCTTGAGGGCAGGCCTCTTCCTTCCCCTCCTTGGGCGCGAGGTGCCGAGGGACCTTTCTCGCCTCAAGCCCATCCTCTTCGGGGGATCGTGGGAGGGGTGGAGGGGAAGCTTAGGTCCTCCTCCTGGTGGAGGGCCGGAGTGCGCTAATGTGCGCTATACTTGA
- a CDS encoding ABC transporter ATP-binding protein produces MGVILEVQDLHLSFKGVKALAGVEFSVAEGEFFAVIGPNGAGKTTLLNVLSGVYEPEKGEVVFLGESLRGKSPQARARMGLGRTFQGLEIFRGMSVLENVKLGAELAFPGYPMALPRAEREWRLRAWAEEVLDYLHLSPFRHAPAGMLPYGLQKRVEVARALAGRPKLLLLDEPMAGLALEEKQDLARFLLDAREEWGVTLLWVEHDLRAVLELSDRVLVLSYGEVLYYGPPEGVKKDPKVVEAYLGQG; encoded by the coding sequence GTGGGTGTGATCCTAGAGGTGCAGGACCTCCACCTCTCCTTTAAAGGGGTGAAGGCCCTCGCGGGGGTGGAGTTCTCCGTGGCGGAGGGGGAGTTCTTCGCCGTCATCGGCCCAAACGGCGCCGGGAAGACCACGCTCTTAAACGTCCTCTCCGGGGTGTACGAGCCCGAGAAGGGCGAGGTGGTCTTCCTGGGGGAAAGCCTTAGGGGGAAAAGCCCGCAAGCGCGGGCCCGCATGGGCCTCGGGCGCACCTTCCAGGGCCTGGAGATCTTCCGGGGGATGAGCGTCCTGGAAAACGTCAAGCTGGGGGCGGAGCTCGCCTTCCCCGGCTACCCCATGGCCCTACCCCGGGCGGAAAGGGAGTGGCGCCTAAGGGCCTGGGCGGAGGAGGTCCTGGACTACCTCCACCTCTCCCCCTTCCGCCACGCCCCGGCGGGGATGCTCCCCTATGGCCTCCAGAAGCGGGTGGAGGTGGCAAGGGCCCTCGCGGGCCGGCCTAAGCTCCTCCTCCTGGACGAGCCCATGGCGGGGCTTGCCCTGGAGGAGAAGCAGGACCTGGCCCGCTTCCTCCTGGACGCCCGGGAGGAGTGGGGGGTGACCCTCCTTTGGGTGGAGCACGACCTTAGGGCCGTCCTGGAGCTTTCCGACCGGGTCTTGGTCCTCTCCTACGGGGAGGTCCTCTACTACGGCCCCCCCGAAGGGGTGAAGAAGGACCCCAAGGTGGTGGAGGCCTACCTGGGCCAGGGGTGA
- a CDS encoding ABC transporter ATP-binding protein, translated as MLSVENLKVVYRGVILALDGVSLEVGEGEAVALLGPNGAGKSSLVRAIAGLLPKFEGRVLDGRVRLFGQEATHLDPVGISRLGLTAILEGRPLFRYLTPVENLMAAGHRLPPKALKEGMEEVFARFPRLYERRHEQAGYLSGGEQQMLLLGMALLTRPRLLVVDEPSLGLAPKLVEEVMQTLAALRREKGLSLLLVEQNARAALGIVDRVYVLERGRVVFEGSAKEAMEDQDVMEFYLGKEEVGFRQARRYRRRKRWV; from the coding sequence ATGCTTTCCGTGGAGAACCTCAAGGTGGTCTACCGCGGGGTGATCCTGGCCCTGGACGGGGTCTCCTTGGAGGTGGGCGAGGGGGAGGCCGTGGCCCTCCTGGGCCCCAATGGGGCCGGGAAAAGCTCCTTGGTGCGGGCCATCGCCGGCCTTCTCCCCAAGTTTGAGGGGCGGGTCCTGGACGGGAGGGTGCGCCTCTTCGGCCAGGAGGCCACCCACCTGGACCCGGTGGGGATCTCCCGGCTCGGCCTCACCGCCATCCTGGAGGGCCGCCCCCTCTTCCGCTACCTGACCCCGGTGGAGAACCTCATGGCCGCAGGCCACCGCCTCCCCCCAAAGGCGCTCAAGGAGGGGATGGAGGAGGTCTTCGCCCGCTTCCCCCGCCTTTATGAACGCCGCCACGAGCAGGCGGGCTACCTCTCCGGGGGGGAGCAGCAGATGCTCCTTTTGGGCATGGCCCTCCTCACGAGGCCGAGGCTTCTGGTGGTGGACGAGCCCTCCTTGGGCCTCGCCCCCAAGCTGGTGGAGGAGGTGATGCAAACCCTCGCCGCCCTAAGGCGGGAAAAGGGGCTCTCCCTCCTCCTCGTGGAGCAGAACGCCCGGGCCGCCCTCGGCATCGTGGACCGGGTGTACGTCCTGGAAAGGGGCCGGGTGGTCTTTGAGGGGAGCGCCAAGGAGGCCATGGAGGACCAGGACGTGATGGAGTTCTACCTGGGCAAGGAGGAGGTGGGCTTCCGCCAGGCGAGGCGGTACCGGAGGAGGAAGCGGTGGGTGTGA
- a CDS encoding ABC transporter substrate-binding protein, producing the protein MKRREFLRRLGVGSLAAMGFSRFALAQARPVKLAALLPLTGPFAFAGNAGREGFVDGVDYVNEVLGGIAGRKLELIVEDTGYDVAKGTAAFNRVLSRERPEELLFVYGDSTGLSKALAPEIARIGLPYSATSFASELADPEKYPTIFVFGPTYNDMMEALLRQIRLQKGKARIALVYSNTEFGRDPIPYVKERAKALGMEVVHEEVTPPAFTDATPVVLNLRRANPDFVLLQGYALSAEPLILRAAREQGLRAQFMGTYYSAELVLIQRAGPAAEGFTVTYHNPYWYDTLVPAVDEMRKFRQRKGRDTSYRPTYYMGSLAVALGVAEAMRRAAQAGKLTRAGVAEYLEKIGDYTALGLTRGYQFVNHRIPYTKLYRASVKDGRFNAITDWLKLA; encoded by the coding sequence ATGAAGCGCAGGGAGTTTCTGAGGAGGCTTGGCGTGGGTTCTCTGGCGGCCATGGGCTTCTCCCGCTTCGCCCTGGCCCAGGCGAGGCCCGTGAAGCTCGCCGCCCTCCTCCCCCTCACCGGGCCCTTCGCCTTCGCGGGCAACGCCGGGCGGGAGGGGTTCGTGGACGGGGTGGACTACGTGAACGAGGTCCTGGGGGGGATCGCCGGGCGGAAGCTGGAGCTCATCGTGGAGGACACGGGCTACGACGTGGCCAAGGGCACGGCCGCCTTCAACCGGGTCCTCTCCCGGGAGCGGCCCGAGGAGCTCCTCTTCGTCTACGGCGACTCCACGGGGCTTTCCAAGGCCCTGGCCCCGGAGATCGCCAGGATCGGCCTCCCCTACTCGGCCACGAGCTTCGCCAGCGAGCTCGCCGACCCCGAGAAGTACCCCACCATCTTCGTCTTCGGCCCCACCTACAACGACATGATGGAGGCCCTCCTCCGCCAGATCCGCCTGCAAAAGGGCAAGGCCCGCATCGCCCTCGTCTACTCCAACACCGAGTTCGGCCGCGACCCCATCCCCTACGTCAAGGAGCGGGCCAAGGCCTTGGGGATGGAGGTGGTCCACGAGGAGGTGACGCCCCCCGCCTTCACCGACGCCACCCCCGTGGTCCTGAACCTCCGCCGGGCCAACCCCGACTTCGTCCTCCTCCAGGGCTACGCCCTCTCCGCGGAGCCCCTGATCCTAAGGGCGGCGCGGGAGCAGGGCCTAAGGGCCCAGTTCATGGGCACCTACTACTCGGCGGAGCTCGTCCTCATCCAGCGGGCAGGCCCCGCGGCCGAGGGCTTCACCGTCACCTACCACAACCCCTACTGGTACGACACCCTGGTGCCCGCGGTGGACGAGATGCGGAAGTTCCGCCAGCGGAAGGGCCGGGACACCTCCTACCGCCCCACCTACTACATGGGGAGCCTGGCCGTGGCCCTGGGGGTGGCCGAGGCCATGCGCCGGGCGGCCCAGGCGGGGAAGCTCACCCGGGCCGGGGTGGCGGAGTACCTGGAGAAGATCGGGGACTACACCGCTTTGGGCCTCACCCGGGGCTACCAGTTCGTGAACCACCGCATCCCCTACACCAAGCTCTACCGGGCGAGCGTCAAGGACGGGCGCTTCAACGCCATCACCGACTGGCTGAAGCTGGCCTAA
- a CDS encoding NAD-dependent epimerase/dehydratase family protein yields MRVLVTGGAGFIGSHIVEDLLAKGLEVAVLDNLATGKRENVPQGVPFFQVDLRDKEGVERAFREFRPTHVSHQAAQASVKVSVENPLLDFEVNLLGGLNLLEACRRYGVEKLVFASTGGAIYGEVPEGERAEETWPPRPKSPYAASKAAFEHYLSAYGQNYGLKWAALRYGNVYGPRQDPHGEAGVVAIFAERVLKGLPVTLYARKTPGDEGCVRDYVYVKDVAEAHALALFSLEGVYNVGTGEGHTTEEVLRAVAEAAGKAPLVQPAPPRPGDLERSVLSPMKLMAHGWRPKVGFAEGIRLTVEHFRGA; encoded by the coding sequence ATGCGCGTGTTGGTGACGGGCGGCGCCGGTTTCATCGGAAGCCACATCGTGGAGGACCTCCTCGCCAAGGGCCTGGAGGTGGCGGTCCTGGACAACCTGGCCACGGGCAAGCGGGAAAACGTGCCCCAAGGGGTCCCCTTCTTCCAGGTGGACCTGAGGGACAAAGAAGGGGTGGAGCGGGCCTTCCGGGAGTTCCGCCCCACCCACGTCTCCCACCAAGCGGCCCAGGCCTCGGTGAAGGTGAGCGTGGAAAACCCCCTCCTGGACTTTGAGGTGAACCTCCTGGGGGGGCTTAACCTCCTGGAGGCCTGCCGCCGCTATGGGGTAGAGAAACTGGTCTTCGCCTCCACGGGCGGGGCCATCTACGGGGAGGTGCCCGAGGGGGAAAGGGCCGAGGAGACCTGGCCCCCCCGCCCCAAGAGCCCCTACGCCGCGAGCAAAGCGGCCTTTGAGCACTACCTCTCCGCCTACGGGCAAAACTACGGGCTCAAGTGGGCCGCCTTACGCTACGGCAACGTCTACGGCCCCAGGCAGGACCCCCACGGGGAGGCGGGGGTGGTGGCCATCTTCGCCGAGCGGGTCCTGAAGGGCCTACCCGTGACCCTCTACGCCCGGAAGACCCCGGGGGACGAGGGGTGCGTGCGGGACTACGTCTACGTCAAGGACGTGGCCGAGGCCCACGCCCTCGCCCTCTTCTCCCTGGAAGGGGTCTACAACGTGGGCACCGGGGAAGGGCACACCACGGAGGAGGTCCTAAGAGCCGTGGCCGAGGCCGCGGGGAAGGCCCCCTTGGTCCAGCCCGCCCCCCCGCGCCCCGGGGACCTGGAGCGAAGCGTCCTTTCCCCCATGAAGCTCATGGCCCACGGCTGGCGGCCCAAGGTGGGGTTTGCGGAAGGCATCCGCCTCACCGTGGAGCATTTCCGGGGCGCTTGA
- a CDS encoding branched-chain amino acid ABC transporter permease → MADLLPYLIGGLANGALYGLLALGFVLVFRATSVVNFAIGEFLLVGAYLTYTFALLLPLPLAILAALPLAFLFGVLVERGFVRPLLGRNVVAVIMATIGLAAALDGGVQLLWGPDLKYLPGSLPDLGFEAGGVYVSSRAVWNLLLALPLGLGLLWLLRKSRYGILVRAISEREVAALALGIPTARILAGVWGLSALLATLAGALLAVASGVGYNLVFFGLKVFPVAILGGLDAVGGALAAGFLLGVLEALSQRYLEAYLPGFTEALPFVVVLLVLLIRPYGLFGERQIERV, encoded by the coding sequence GTGGCCGACCTCCTTCCCTACCTCATCGGCGGCCTGGCCAACGGGGCCCTCTACGGCCTCCTGGCCCTAGGGTTCGTGCTGGTCTTCCGCGCCACCAGCGTGGTGAACTTCGCCATCGGGGAGTTCCTGCTGGTGGGGGCCTACCTCACCTACACCTTCGCCCTCCTCCTTCCCCTCCCCTTGGCCATCCTGGCCGCCCTGCCCCTCGCCTTTCTCTTCGGGGTCCTGGTGGAGCGGGGCTTCGTGCGGCCCCTCCTGGGGCGGAACGTGGTGGCGGTGATCATGGCCACCATCGGCCTCGCCGCCGCCCTGGACGGGGGGGTGCAGCTCCTCTGGGGCCCGGACCTCAAGTACCTGCCGGGAAGCCTCCCCGACCTGGGCTTTGAGGCGGGGGGGGTTTACGTCTCCTCCCGGGCGGTCTGGAACCTCCTCCTGGCCCTGCCCTTGGGGCTCGGCCTCCTCTGGCTCCTCCGGAAAAGCCGCTACGGGATCCTGGTCCGGGCCATCTCCGAGCGGGAGGTGGCGGCCTTGGCCCTGGGCATCCCCACGGCCCGGATCCTGGCCGGGGTCTGGGGGCTTTCCGCCCTCCTCGCCACCCTGGCCGGGGCCCTCCTCGCCGTGGCGAGCGGGGTGGGGTACAACCTCGTCTTCTTCGGGCTCAAGGTCTTCCCCGTGGCCATCCTGGGGGGGCTTGACGCCGTGGGCGGGGCCTTGGCGGCGGGGTTTTTGCTGGGGGTCCTCGAGGCCCTCTCCCAGCGCTACCTGGAGGCCTACCTCCCCGGCTTCACCGAGGCCCTGCCCTTCGTGGTGGTCCTCCTCGTCCTCCTCATAAGGCCCTACGGCCTCTTCGGGGAGCGGCAGATTGAGAGGGTGTGA